In one Arenibacter antarcticus genomic region, the following are encoded:
- the rplT gene encoding 50S ribosomal protein L20, which translates to MPRSVNAVASRARRKKVMKQAKGYFGRRKNVWTVAKNAVEKAMLYAYRDRRNKKRTFRSLWITRINAGARLHGLSYSQFMGKVKANNIELNRKVLADLAMNHPDAFKAIVNKVK; encoded by the coding sequence ATGCCAAGATCAGTAAATGCAGTTGCTTCTAGAGCTAGAAGAAAAAAAGTAATGAAGCAAGCCAAAGGTTACTTTGGAAGACGTAAAAACGTTTGGACAGTTGCAAAAAATGCGGTTGAAAAAGCAATGTTATATGCTTACAGAGACCGTAGAAACAAGAAAAGAACTTTCCGTTCGCTATGGATTACCCGTATCAACGCCGGGGCCAGATTGCACGGATTGTCCTATTCCCAGTTTATGGGTAAGGTAAAAGCCAACAACATAGAGCTAAACCGTAAGGTATTGGCAGATTTGGCTATGAACCACCCAGACGCTTTTAAGGCTATCGTAAACAAAGTAAAATAG
- the rpmI gene encoding 50S ribosomal protein L35 translates to MPKQKTKSSAKKRFKLTGTGKIKRKHAYKSHILTKKSKKRKLALTHSGLVHKSDVNSIKEQLRLT, encoded by the coding sequence ATGCCTAAACAGAAAACAAAATCCAGTGCCAAAAAGCGTTTTAAGCTTACAGGTACAGGTAAAATTAAAAGAAAGCACGCCTATAAAAGCCACATTCTAACGAAGAAGTCTAAAAAGCGTAAGCTAGCGTTAACCCATTCTGGTCTTGTTCACAAGTCAGACGTTAACAGTATTAAAGAACAATTGCGTTTAACGTAA
- a CDS encoding secondary thiamine-phosphate synthase enzyme YjbQ: MHFYQKEIILRPRKRGFHIITEEVLNTMSELSRINQGMLQVFIKHTSASLTINENADPTVRTDFESHINIMVPEDAPYYVHNYEGSDDMPAHIKSSLMGASVQIPVTNGRLNLGIWQGIYLCEHRDHASGRKLVVSCFGV; this comes from the coding sequence ATGCATTTTTATCAGAAGGAAATTATCTTACGTCCTCGCAAAAGGGGATTTCATATTATCACCGAAGAGGTTTTGAACACTATGTCTGAGTTGAGTCGGATTAACCAGGGGATGTTACAGGTATTTATAAAACATACTTCGGCTAGTTTAACTATAAATGAAAATGCGGACCCTACGGTTAGGACCGATTTTGAATCTCATATCAACATTATGGTCCCAGAAGATGCGCCTTATTATGTTCATAATTACGAAGGGTCTGACGATATGCCTGCTCATATTAAATCCTCATTGATGGGGGCATCCGTACAGATTCCAGTTACCAATGGAAGGCTTAATCTGGGAATATGGCAGGGGATATATTTATGCGAACACCGTGACCATGCCAGTGGAAGAAAGTTGGTGGTGAGTTGTTTTGGGGTGTAA
- the infC gene encoding translation initiation factor IF-3, giving the protein MAIRKRFRPQPRRENKNPHNINEKILSPKVRLVGDNIEVGVYSTRDALTKAKELELDLVEISPKADPPVCKIIDYKKFLYEQKKREKVMKAKATKVIVKEIRFGPQTDDHDYEFKKKHAEKFLKDGAKLKAYVFFKGRSIVYKDQGEILLLKLASELEDLGKVEQMPKLEGKRMTMFIAPKTKK; this is encoded by the coding sequence ATAGCAATAAGAAAACGTTTTAGACCACAGCCTAGGAGGGAGAATAAAAATCCCCATAATATTAATGAGAAAATTTTATCGCCCAAAGTAAGGTTGGTTGGCGACAATATTGAAGTAGGAGTGTACAGCACAAGGGATGCCTTAACCAAGGCCAAGGAATTGGAATTGGATTTGGTTGAAATCTCCCCTAAGGCCGATCCACCAGTTTGTAAAATTATAGATTACAAGAAGTTTCTATACGAACAAAAGAAGCGTGAAAAGGTCATGAAGGCCAAAGCTACTAAGGTTATCGTAAAAGAAATTAGATTTGGTCCACAAACTGATGATCACGACTACGAATTTAAAAAGAAACATGCCGAGAAATTCTTGAAGGATGGTGCTAAATTAAAGGCCTATGTATTCTTTAAAGGAAGATCTATTGTTTATAAAGATCAGGGTGAAATTCTCTTACTTAAATTAGCTTCCGAATTGGAAGATTTAGGCAAGGTAGAACAGATGCCTAAATTGGAAGGCAAAAGGATGACAATGTTCATTGCTCCCAAGACCAAAAAGTAA